From a single Fibrobacter sp. UWP2 genomic region:
- the dnaG gene encoding DNA primase produces the protein MPFYPDEVIQQLKSQADISLVIQQFLPLKRTGTNRYVGVCPFHDDHSPSMTVNPTIGIYKCFACGAGGDVFKFVQEHEKIDFNGAVEWVANFVGFPLPKFSSKENAEVTEERAMVRKLNELACEWFEQQLSLCPKALEYLAKRNISEQTRKQFHIGYAPDGREGFIAYAAKNGFSPRDCVKAGLATEKKNGGIADKFRDRLMIAIQNQSGIVVAFGGRDLAPKQEGFERPKYMNSPDTALYNKSEILFGLNHSRGAIAKENAVIIVEGYFDLMSLYQGGVQNVVAASGTALTEFHANILARYAKTAYLVFDGDAAGQKATMRSLEIVLPKGINPRIFALSRPDGTKIDPDNFVNERGADAFRAELSQAEDWLSYLARKKDLSSIEARAEFITYAKSLVKSIENKELQNQYLNLIAERFDTNRSLSGVKSIKPQKKPPVQPQAIPEEYGVDYSAPVQEQVRVPWEILSPVEIRFASLLFHNPTLLDRACEYFDMDFAASGIQLLESSLIDEFINTIIAGYTETGHFSAQLLYEQLSPTLQLFLENIPEESWTPPKEIIEFYETLMVLTLRLCDRIKKQISLSTQEGMELRIRLNQFSQNMQKLDSQYKKGSLSIDYLADQIIKSKLSLIQILAATQG, from the coding sequence ATGCCCTTTTACCCGGATGAAGTCATTCAGCAGCTCAAAAGTCAAGCGGACATTTCGCTAGTCATCCAGCAGTTTTTGCCGCTGAAGCGCACGGGTACAAACCGCTACGTGGGCGTATGCCCCTTCCACGACGACCACTCCCCCTCCATGACGGTAAACCCGACTATCGGCATTTACAAGTGCTTTGCCTGCGGTGCGGGAGGAGACGTCTTCAAGTTCGTGCAGGAGCACGAAAAAATCGACTTTAACGGCGCGGTGGAATGGGTCGCGAACTTCGTGGGATTCCCGCTTCCCAAGTTTTCCTCGAAGGAAAACGCCGAAGTCACCGAAGAGCGCGCCATGGTGCGCAAGCTAAACGAGCTTGCCTGCGAATGGTTCGAACAGCAGCTCTCGCTCTGTCCCAAAGCCCTCGAATACCTGGCCAAACGCAACATCTCGGAACAAACACGCAAGCAATTCCACATCGGCTACGCCCCCGATGGGCGCGAGGGCTTTATCGCCTATGCGGCAAAGAACGGCTTTTCGCCCCGCGACTGCGTGAAAGCGGGGCTCGCCACCGAAAAGAAGAACGGCGGCATCGCTGACAAGTTCCGCGACCGCCTGATGATTGCCATCCAGAACCAGTCGGGAATCGTTGTCGCGTTCGGCGGTCGTGACCTCGCCCCCAAGCAAGAAGGATTCGAGCGCCCAAAATACATGAATAGCCCCGACACGGCACTCTACAACAAGAGCGAAATCCTTTTCGGCCTGAACCATAGCCGTGGCGCCATCGCAAAAGAGAACGCTGTCATCATCGTCGAAGGCTATTTCGACCTGATGAGCCTCTACCAGGGCGGCGTCCAGAACGTGGTGGCGGCATCGGGCACCGCCCTCACCGAATTCCACGCGAACATCCTCGCCCGCTACGCGAAAACTGCCTATCTCGTGTTCGACGGCGACGCCGCAGGCCAAAAGGCGACCATGCGTTCGCTAGAAATCGTGCTCCCCAAGGGCATCAACCCGCGGATTTTCGCACTCTCGCGCCCCGACGGCACCAAGATTGACCCGGACAACTTCGTGAACGAGCGCGGCGCCGACGCCTTCCGTGCAGAACTCTCGCAGGCCGAGGACTGGCTCAGTTACCTCGCCCGCAAAAAGGATCTGAGCAGCATCGAGGCGCGCGCCGAGTTCATCACCTACGCGAAATCCCTCGTCAAGAGCATCGAGAACAAGGAACTGCAGAACCAGTACCTGAACCTCATCGCAGAACGCTTCGACACGAACCGCTCCCTAAGCGGGGTCAAGAGCATCAAGCCACAGAAAAAGCCCCCGGTACAACCGCAAGCCATCCCCGAGGAATACGGTGTCGACTATTCCGCGCCGGTGCAGGAACAGGTCCGCGTCCCGTGGGAAATCCTTTCCCCCGTCGAAATCCGCTTCGCAAGCCTGCTGTTCCACAATCCAACCCTCCTGGACCGCGCCTGCGAATACTTCGACATGGACTTTGCCGCAAGCGGCATCCAACTGCTCGAATCTTCACTCATAGACGAGTTCATCAACACGATTATCGCGGGCTACACCGAGACGGGCCACTTTTCGGCGCAACTCCTGTACGAACAGCTCTCGCCCACGCTGCAGCTTTTCCTGGAGAACATCCCCGAGGAATCGTGGACGCCCCCGAAGGAAATCATCGAATTCTACGAGACCCTGATGGTCCTCACACTCCGCCTCTGCGACCGTATCAAGAAGCAGATTTCGCTTTCAACGCAGGAAGGCATGGAGCTGAGGATCCGCTTGAACCAGTTCTCGCAAAACATGCAAAAGCTGGATTCGCAATACAAGAAGGGCTCGCTATCCATCGACTATTTAGCAGACCAAATCATCAAAAGCAAGCTATCTTTAATCCAAATCCTGGCCGCCACACAAGGATAA
- a CDS encoding fibrobacter succinogenes major paralogous domain-containing protein has product MAFFFVACSDDESDFATRPSGGESSSSAKSSSSSEYERVQCNVKTDENCIKDDRDGQTYKTVKIGDQVWMAENLNFKTDSSFCYKNTAEYCEKYGRLYRWAAAVGKSESECGYGYTCSLPSGNIQGVCPNGWHLPSKAEWETLFNAVGGQSTAGKVLKSTSGWNSGGNGMDAFGFSALPAGIRNSIGGFSSEGGSADFWSSTEGDSYYAYGMYLYYLNDIAYLDYYDKDVGFSVRCIQD; this is encoded by the coding sequence TTGGCGTTTTTCTTTGTCGCGTGTAGCGATGATGAAAGTGATTTCGCGACGCGGCCTTCGGGTGGGGAGTCTTCTTCCAGCGCCAAGTCCAGCAGCAGTTCGGAATATGAAAGGGTTCAGTGCAACGTAAAGACAGACGAAAACTGCATTAAGGATGACCGTGATGGTCAGACCTACAAAACAGTAAAGATTGGCGACCAGGTATGGATGGCAGAGAATCTTAACTTCAAAACAGACTCTAGTTTCTGTTACAAAAATACTGCTGAGTATTGTGAAAAATACGGAAGGCTTTACAGGTGGGCCGCGGCGGTAGGTAAGTCGGAAAGCGAATGTGGCTATGGCTATACATGCTCTCTGCCGTCAGGAAACATTCAGGGTGTATGCCCCAATGGTTGGCATTTGCCGAGTAAGGCCGAATGGGAAACGTTGTTCAACGCAGTCGGTGGACAATCGACGGCAGGCAAGGTGCTCAAGTCCACGTCCGGTTGGAATAGCGGTGGTAACGGCATGGATGCTTTCGGGTTCTCGGCGCTCCCTGCTGGCATCAGGAACAGCATTGGGGGTTTCAGCAGCGAGGGCGGCAGCGCGGACTTCTGGAGTTCTACGGAGGGCGATAGCTACTACGCGTACGGCATGTACTTGTACTACCTCAACGACATTGCGTACCTGGACTACTACGATAAGGACGTCGGGTTCTCGGTGCGTTGCATCCAGGACTAA
- the sufC gene encoding Fe-S cluster assembly ATPase SufC, with amino-acid sequence MLSIKNLKASIEDGTQILKGINLEVKPGEVHAIMGPNGSGKSTLSKVIMGHPAYHVDGGSVELDGKNLLEMEISERANSGLFISTQYPTEIPGVNNVEFLKMALNSKRAYLGLPEISDDEFKKLCEDKMELLEMDERYRDRGVNEGYSGGEKKRNEILQMAILDPKVSFLDETDSGLDIDALRIVANGINHIMSPEKAVILVTHYQRLLDYIKPTYVHVLRHGRIILSGGPELALKLEEQGYDWIEEN; translated from the coding sequence ATGCTATCTATAAAAAACCTCAAGGCAAGTATTGAAGACGGAACCCAAATCCTGAAGGGAATCAATCTCGAAGTGAAGCCCGGCGAAGTTCACGCCATCATGGGCCCGAACGGCTCGGGCAAGAGTACCCTTTCGAAGGTCATCATGGGCCACCCCGCCTATCACGTGGACGGCGGTTCCGTGGAACTCGACGGCAAAAACCTGCTCGAGATGGAAATCAGCGAACGCGCAAACTCGGGGCTGTTCATCAGCACGCAGTACCCCACCGAAATCCCCGGCGTGAACAACGTGGAATTTTTGAAGATGGCGCTCAACAGCAAGCGAGCCTACCTCGGTCTCCCCGAGATTAGCGACGACGAGTTCAAAAAGCTCTGCGAAGATAAAATGGAACTCCTCGAAATGGACGAACGCTACCGCGACCGTGGCGTGAACGAAGGCTACAGCGGCGGCGAAAAAAAGAGGAACGAGATTTTGCAAATGGCCATTTTAGACCCGAAGGTGAGTTTCCTCGACGAGACGGACTCCGGTTTGGACATTGACGCGCTACGCATCGTGGCAAACGGCATCAACCACATCATGAGCCCCGAAAAGGCAGTCATCCTCGTGACGCACTACCAGAGGCTTCTCGACTACATCAAGCCCACCTACGTGCATGTGCTGCGCCACGGCAGGATTATTTTGAGCGGCGGTCCGGAACTCGCCCTCAAGCTCGAAGAACAGGGCTACGACTGGATCGAGGAAAACTAA
- a CDS encoding acyl-CoA thioesterase, protein MKNTDLIPEIANDMTPRKVRDSQTETHAIVHPDNTNALHNAFGGYLMGLMDVAACVVAFNHAGRKVNTISIDGVRFFRPATLGTILNIHASLNRAFNTSMEIGLKITETDPVNKCELPIAHGYFTFVAIGEDGRPTAVAPVEPETEEEKRRYEQALVRREARIALGKKLG, encoded by the coding sequence ATGAAGAATACCGACCTGATTCCCGAAATCGCAAACGACATGACCCCCCGCAAGGTGAGGGATTCGCAGACGGAGACGCACGCCATCGTGCATCCGGACAACACGAACGCACTCCACAACGCCTTCGGCGGGTACCTGATGGGCCTCATGGACGTGGCCGCCTGCGTAGTCGCGTTCAACCATGCGGGCCGCAAGGTGAACACCATCTCCATCGACGGGGTGCGGTTCTTCCGCCCGGCAACGCTCGGGACTATCCTCAACATCCACGCAAGCCTGAACCGCGCGTTCAACACCTCCATGGAAATCGGCCTGAAAATCACCGAAACCGACCCGGTGAACAAGTGCGAACTGCCTATCGCGCACGGCTACTTCACGTTCGTCGCCATCGGCGAAGACGGCCGTCCCACCGCGGTCGCCCCCGTGGAGCCCGAAACCGAAGAGGAAAAGCGCCGCTACGAGCAGGCACTCGTCCGCCGCGAAGCGCGTATTGCTCTCGGGAAGAAGCTGGGATAA
- a CDS encoding MATE family efflux transporter, with product MRGTQKDVKDRSLISLSWPLILTFAVGMIQPMMDSWFLSRTSETAAAGVGAMLPILGALFTALHAFAQSGASIVSQYIGAKQNSHANSTQTMVLFGSILLGVALTLVIFPLSGHIPQWMGLTEEPAKYAMMFLSVVSFGFAFRALQTILTALIATHGLTVWNLVGNTLTIASNAGLNVVFLEGYFGLPKMGVYGVALATALSWLISSGILWMVLKFKVKHQSKARDWKRSRILLPDWIRIGLPAAAEPISFQLFQVFITAMVVYVGTTAMTARVFAGNFAALSVILGVGLGSGNQILVAHLVGAHDFVKANRRVYQTLAVGITSGLLLSIVVALLGEHLLRLYTDNPEVLRLGKICLWCDVAVQPFKAVNFILTTSLRAAGDSKFPAIVGSGMMWTLGLATSLILAFVVGLGLPGLWLGMASDEFYRSFANIWRWRSGRWKSKAVV from the coding sequence ATGCGCGGAACCCAAAAAGACGTCAAAGACCGCTCCCTGATAAGCCTCTCCTGGCCGCTTATCCTCACGTTCGCCGTGGGCATGATCCAGCCCATGATGGACAGCTGGTTCCTCTCGCGCACTTCCGAAACCGCGGCCGCCGGCGTCGGCGCCATGCTCCCGATTCTAGGCGCATTGTTTACCGCACTCCACGCCTTCGCGCAGTCCGGCGCAAGCATCGTCTCGCAGTACATCGGCGCCAAGCAGAACAGCCACGCGAACAGCACGCAGACGATGGTCCTCTTCGGGAGCATCTTGCTCGGGGTCGCCCTCACGCTCGTCATCTTCCCGCTTTCGGGGCATATCCCGCAATGGATGGGCCTCACCGAGGAACCCGCGAAATACGCGATGATGTTCCTGAGCGTCGTCTCGTTCGGGTTCGCATTCCGCGCGCTGCAGACCATCCTCACTGCGCTCATCGCCACGCACGGCCTTACCGTATGGAACCTCGTGGGCAACACGCTCACCATCGCCTCGAACGCCGGCCTGAACGTCGTGTTCCTCGAAGGATATTTCGGGCTCCCCAAGATGGGCGTTTACGGCGTGGCCCTCGCCACAGCGCTCTCGTGGCTGATATCCTCGGGCATTTTGTGGATGGTGCTCAAGTTCAAGGTAAAGCACCAGAGCAAAGCACGCGACTGGAAGCGCTCCCGCATACTCCTCCCCGACTGGATTCGCATCGGCCTCCCCGCCGCCGCGGAACCCATCAGTTTCCAGCTTTTCCAGGTGTTCATTACCGCGATGGTCGTGTACGTGGGCACCACCGCGATGACCGCCCGCGTGTTCGCGGGTAACTTCGCCGCCCTTTCCGTGATTCTCGGGGTCGGCCTCGGCAGCGGAAACCAGATTCTCGTGGCACACCTCGTAGGCGCCCACGACTTTGTGAAGGCGAACCGCCGCGTTTACCAGACGCTCGCCGTAGGCATCACGAGCGGGCTCTTGCTCTCGATAGTCGTCGCTCTCTTGGGCGAACACCTGCTACGGCTCTACACCGACAATCCCGAAGTTCTCAGGCTCGGAAAAATCTGCCTCTGGTGCGACGTAGCCGTACAGCCGTTCAAGGCGGTGAACTTCATCCTCACCACGTCGCTGCGTGCCGCGGGCGATTCCAAGTTCCCCGCGATTGTCGGGAGCGGCATGATGTGGACGCTCGGGCTTGCGACTTCGCTTATCCTCGCGTTTGTCGTGGGGCTAGGCCTCCCCGGCCTCTGGCTCGGCATGGCGAGCGATGAATTCTACCGCTCGTTTGCCAACATCTGGCGCTGGAGAAGCGGCCGCTGGAAAAGTAAGGCCGTGGTTTAG